The following are from one region of the Phycisphaeraceae bacterium genome:
- a CDS encoding NADH-quinone oxidoreductase subunit C yields MAQTTPQARPSLDHPAFALVKQAFPGSTLRGTEFRGQSTLVVEPRDLHAVMKFLRDDPRCAFNFLSDVVGVDYLNYPTEQPGRFAVVYNLCAYERADRFFVKVFLNPSIPTEGIAEDPALVVDSVCDLWPGAEWTEREVFDMFGIRFRNHPDLRRILTWKDFPAHPLRKDYPLRGRGERENYPVIDRTDA; encoded by the coding sequence ATGGCTCAGACCACCCCCCAGGCGCGTCCCTCGCTCGACCATCCCGCCTTCGCGCTCGTGAAGCAGGCCTTTCCGGGCTCGACGCTGCGCGGGACCGAGTTCCGAGGGCAGAGCACGCTCGTCGTGGAGCCGCGCGACCTGCACGCGGTGATGAAGTTCCTGCGCGACGACCCGCGCTGCGCGTTCAACTTCCTCTCCGATGTCGTGGGCGTCGATTACCTGAACTACCCCACCGAGCAGCCCGGGCGCTTCGCCGTCGTGTACAACCTGTGCGCGTACGAGCGCGCCGATCGCTTCTTCGTCAAGGTGTTCCTCAACCCGTCGATCCCCACCGAAGGCATCGCGGAAGACCCGGCGCTCGTCGTCGACAGTGTCTGCGATCTGTGGCCCGGCGCCGAGTGGACCGAGCGCGAGGTGTTCGACATGTTCGGCATCCGCTTCCGCAATCACCCGGACCTGCGCCGCATCCTTACCTGGAAGGACTTCCCCGCCCACCCGCTGCGCAAGGACTACCCCCTGCGCGGTCGAGGCGAGCGCGAGAACTATCCGGTGATCGATCGCACCGACGCGTGA
- the tsf gene encoding translation elongation factor Ts, producing MTVEINAKDVMQLRNSTGLPMMDCKKALMENNGDRTAAEEWLRKKLKGKMDTRMDRAAGEGRIAIAVKGGNAAILELRAETDFTARNENFLKAADTIAAEAAGKGPGEVSVTPEATKLIDNLRISTGENVSFARAHTLQGGAGTVYGVYVHHDGKLGVLVQGENVPEALLKDIAMHVAASPIKPEGVSPDEIPAAVIEREKRLAIEQAMESGKNREIAEKMVEGKLRKFFEDVALLEQPFIKDPEKKIKQLVPSGGKVTAFLRWRVGEQTA from the coding sequence GTGACGGTTGAGATCAACGCGAAAGATGTGATGCAGCTCCGCAACAGCACCGGGCTGCCCATGATGGACTGCAAGAAGGCCCTGATGGAGAACAACGGCGACCGCACGGCCGCCGAGGAGTGGCTCCGCAAGAAGCTCAAGGGCAAGATGGACACGCGCATGGACCGCGCCGCCGGCGAGGGTCGCATCGCGATCGCCGTCAAGGGCGGGAACGCCGCGATCCTCGAGCTCCGCGCCGAGACCGACTTCACGGCGCGCAACGAGAACTTCCTGAAGGCCGCCGACACCATCGCCGCCGAGGCCGCCGGCAAGGGCCCGGGCGAGGTGAGCGTCACCCCCGAAGCCACCAAGCTCATCGACAACCTGCGCATCAGCACGGGTGAGAACGTGTCGTTCGCCCGCGCCCACACCCTCCAGGGCGGCGCCGGCACGGTCTACGGCGTCTATGTCCACCACGACGGCAAACTCGGCGTGCTCGTCCAGGGCGAGAATGTGCCCGAGGCGCTGCTCAAGGACATCGCGATGCACGTCGCGGCGTCGCCCATCAAGCCCGAGGGTGTGAGCCCCGACGAGATCCCCGCCGCCGTCATCGAGCGCGAGAAGCGCCTCGCGATCGAGCAGGCGATGGAAAGCGGCAAGAACCGCGAGATCGCCGAGAAGATGGTCGAGGGCAAACTCCGCAAGTTCTTCGAGGACGTCGCGCTGCTCGAGCAGCCCTTCATCAAGGACCCCGAGAAGAAGATCAAGCAACTCGTCCCCTCGGGCGGCAAGGTCACCGCGTTCCTGCGCTGGCGCGTCGGCGAGCAGACCGCCTGA
- a CDS encoding topoisomerase DNA-binding C4 zinc finger domain-containing protein → MAKDPNASRKSSPAARKKSTRKKVSKAAPKRSAESVDEGDEGDDLAGAGSSHGKHLVIVESPAKAKTINRYLGSGYIVKASVGHVRDLPEKAVKGDKSPVPGVDLEHDFEPTYQVLSGKNKTVSELKRAAKGASDIWFATDLDREGEAIAWHLAHILGVRPDQAKRVVFNAITATEIKRAFSTPRSIDQNKVDAQQARRVLDRIVGYQVSPLLWKKVARGLSAGRVQSVAVRLIVDREREIRAFIPEEYWKIDARFALRPEDAAKLAVAWPDFLAECDDKGNPPTVKAQNAWLSSRSALSAELVEIGGEKFELTSEGLKGATEGKVDLTARVREIAERAGLTDLSVETVENQDGKGPARFHRTVFGRIDTSTPYSIRSIETKRTTTRPSAPFITSTLQQAASSRLGFGAQRTMRAAQNLYEGVELRGVGAVGLITYMRTDSTHLSRDAIDMARGYIEKAFGDKYLPEKPNFFSSSNKAAQEAHEAIRPTSLDHSPDRVAADLRKHRNGEDMLKVYRIIWERFVACQMTPAQWDSTTVLIEGGKDARNPLVFKATGRTLVFDGFYKVSGVPVASDEQVLPELREKQPLAPFSVEPQQKFTSPPPRYSEASLIKTLESEGIGRPSTYASIIQVIQDRKYAEQVDRRFYATDLGEVVTDKLIEAFPEIMQVGYTRDLEDELDKIESDKLDWVEVLRRFYGPFKKQLGEALEHLTHAKAETQPAPKEYRCEKCGADLVYRFGKNGRFLSCSRYPECDYACPCDREGRPQKIETANIACHKCGAAMTKRTGRFGPFLGCSRYPDCDGILKLDKKGHVLAPQPPALMTDLPCPKDQKPLVLRNGVRGPWLSCSNFPKCRGRGKWAELPDEVRAKWEKALAAHEKEHPIPIIRDMEGNPLTDAKGKPLDAGDDSPEPKRGRGRTRGGSAGRSSASTGDASPDDDSNEQAA, encoded by the coding sequence ATGGCTAAAGACCCGAACGCATCTCGAAAATCATCCCCCGCCGCGCGCAAGAAGTCGACGCGGAAGAAGGTGTCCAAGGCCGCGCCCAAGCGGAGCGCCGAGTCCGTCGACGAGGGGGACGAGGGCGACGACCTCGCTGGCGCCGGGTCCTCGCACGGCAAGCACCTGGTCATCGTGGAGTCGCCCGCCAAGGCGAAGACGATCAACCGCTACCTCGGGTCGGGCTACATCGTGAAAGCGTCGGTCGGGCACGTGCGCGACCTGCCCGAGAAAGCGGTGAAGGGCGACAAGTCCCCGGTCCCGGGCGTCGACCTCGAGCACGACTTCGAACCGACCTACCAGGTCCTTTCCGGGAAGAACAAGACCGTCAGCGAGCTGAAGCGTGCGGCGAAGGGCGCGTCGGACATCTGGTTCGCGACCGACCTTGACCGCGAGGGCGAGGCGATCGCCTGGCACCTGGCGCACATCCTGGGCGTGCGGCCGGATCAGGCGAAGCGCGTGGTCTTCAACGCGATCACCGCGACGGAGATCAAGCGCGCGTTCTCGACGCCCCGCTCGATCGATCAGAACAAAGTCGACGCGCAGCAGGCCCGGCGCGTGCTGGACCGCATCGTGGGGTACCAGGTCTCGCCCCTGCTGTGGAAGAAGGTCGCGCGAGGGCTGTCCGCCGGTCGCGTGCAGAGCGTCGCGGTCCGGCTGATCGTCGATCGCGAGCGAGAGATCCGCGCGTTCATCCCCGAGGAATACTGGAAGATCGACGCCAGGTTCGCGCTCAGGCCCGAGGACGCGGCGAAGCTCGCGGTCGCGTGGCCCGACTTCCTCGCCGAGTGCGACGACAAGGGCAACCCCCCCACCGTCAAGGCGCAGAACGCGTGGCTCTCGTCGCGCAGCGCTCTCAGCGCCGAGCTGGTCGAGATCGGCGGCGAGAAGTTCGAACTCACGTCCGAGGGTCTGAAGGGCGCGACCGAGGGCAAGGTCGATCTGACGGCGCGCGTGCGTGAGATCGCCGAGCGCGCCGGGCTGACCGACCTGTCCGTCGAGACGGTCGAGAACCAGGATGGCAAGGGCCCGGCGCGGTTCCATCGCACCGTCTTCGGGCGCATCGACACCAGCACACCGTACTCGATCCGCTCGATCGAAACGAAGCGCACCACCACGCGTCCCTCGGCGCCGTTCATCACCTCGACGCTCCAGCAGGCGGCGTCCTCGCGCCTGGGCTTCGGCGCACAGCGCACCATGCGCGCCGCCCAGAACCTGTACGAGGGCGTGGAGCTGCGCGGCGTCGGCGCCGTCGGCCTCATCACGTACATGCGAACCGACTCGACGCACCTGTCGCGCGACGCGATCGACATGGCGCGCGGGTACATCGAGAAGGCCTTCGGCGACAAGTACCTGCCCGAGAAGCCCAACTTCTTCTCCTCCTCGAACAAAGCGGCGCAGGAAGCCCACGAGGCCATCAGGCCGACCTCCCTCGACCACTCCCCGGACCGCGTCGCCGCCGACCTGCGCAAGCACCGCAACGGCGAGGACATGCTCAAGGTCTACCGCATCATCTGGGAGCGGTTCGTCGCCTGCCAGATGACGCCGGCTCAGTGGGATTCGACGACCGTGCTGATCGAGGGCGGGAAGGACGCGCGTAACCCGCTCGTCTTCAAGGCCACGGGCCGCACGCTCGTGTTCGACGGGTTTTATAAGGTTTCGGGCGTGCCGGTCGCCAGCGACGAGCAGGTCCTTCCCGAGCTGCGCGAGAAGCAGCCCCTCGCGCCCTTCAGCGTCGAGCCCCAGCAGAAGTTCACCTCGCCGCCGCCCCGCTACAGCGAGGCTTCGCTGATCAAGACGCTCGAGAGCGAGGGCATCGGGCGCCCTTCGACCTACGCGTCGATCATCCAGGTGATCCAGGACCGCAAGTACGCCGAGCAGGTCGATCGTCGCTTCTACGCGACCGATCTGGGCGAGGTGGTCACCGACAAACTGATCGAGGCCTTCCCCGAGATCATGCAGGTCGGCTACACGCGCGACCTGGAAGACGAACTCGACAAGATCGAGAGCGACAAGCTCGACTGGGTCGAGGTCCTGCGCCGCTTTTACGGGCCCTTCAAGAAGCAGCTCGGCGAGGCGCTCGAGCACCTCACCCACGCGAAAGCGGAGACGCAGCCGGCGCCAAAGGAATACCGCTGCGAGAAATGCGGCGCCGACCTCGTGTACCGCTTCGGCAAGAACGGTCGCTTCCTGTCGTGCTCGCGCTATCCGGAGTGCGACTACGCGTGCCCGTGCGATCGCGAGGGCAGGCCGCAGAAGATCGAGACCGCGAACATCGCGTGCCACAAGTGCGGCGCCGCGATGACCAAGCGCACCGGTCGCTTCGGCCCGTTCCTGGGCTGCTCGCGATACCCCGACTGCGACGGCATCCTGAAACTCGACAAGAAGGGCCATGTCCTCGCGCCCCAGCCCCCGGCGCTGATGACCGACCTGCCCTGCCCGAAGGACCAGAAGCCCCTCGTGCTGCGCAACGGCGTGCGCGGGCCCTGGCTGTCGTGCTCGAATTTCCCCAAGTGCCGCGGACGCGGCAAGTGGGCCGAACTCCCCGACGAGGTGCGCGCGAAGTGGGAGAAAGCACTCGCTGCCCACGAGAAGGAACACCCGATCCCGATCATCCGCGACATGGAGGGAAACCCCCTCACCGACGCCAAGGGCAAGCCGCTCGACGCGGGCGACGATTCACCCGAGCCCAAGCGCGGACGCGGGCGCACGCGAGGCGGGTCCGCCGGGCGCTCGAGCGCATCGACCGGCGACGCTTCGCCCGACGACGACTCCAACGAGCAGGCGGCCTGA
- a CDS encoding cysteine desulfurase: MIYLDNNATTRPLDPVVRAMHDALTVCWHNPSSVHRAGQAARQKVELARRAVADLIGAKPMEVVFTSGGTESIDMAIRGALYAAPRSRRAIVTSPIEHSAIKKLVKTLEARGEADIRWLPVDHSGVVNLDAARALIDDSVALVSVQWANNETGAIQPVDELGELAHEHGAVFHCDGTQWVGKMPTDVAGTNIDLLTCAAHKMHGPKGVGALYARKGVRIACVLHGAQELSRRGGTENVPGIVGFGEAAKLAGEWLAEPANLAGVVRLRERFERAVLERVPGAKINGPADPAQRLWSTSNIAFPCAPGADSELMILLLSERGVCASAGSACSSGSMESSSVLAAMGLEDCRVHQSIRFSICRETTTAELDEAVEVVAQCAARLGYVHA; this comes from the coding sequence ATGATTTACCTCGACAACAACGCGACGACCCGCCCGCTCGACCCCGTCGTGCGTGCGATGCACGACGCGCTCACCGTGTGCTGGCACAACCCCTCGTCCGTCCATCGCGCAGGGCAGGCGGCGCGCCAGAAGGTCGAACTCGCACGGCGCGCCGTCGCCGACCTCATCGGCGCCAAGCCGATGGAAGTCGTCTTCACCTCGGGGGGCACCGAGTCCATCGATATGGCGATCCGCGGCGCGCTCTACGCCGCCCCGCGCTCGCGCCGCGCCATCGTCACCTCCCCCATCGAGCACAGCGCGATCAAGAAACTCGTCAAGACGCTCGAAGCCCGCGGCGAGGCGGACATCCGCTGGCTCCCGGTCGATCACTCCGGCGTCGTCAACCTCGACGCCGCCCGCGCGCTCATCGACGACTCCGTCGCGCTCGTCAGCGTCCAGTGGGCCAACAACGAGACCGGCGCGATCCAGCCCGTCGACGAACTCGGCGAACTGGCCCACGAGCACGGCGCGGTGTTCCACTGCGACGGCACGCAGTGGGTCGGCAAGATGCCCACCGATGTCGCCGGCACGAACATCGACCTGCTCACCTGCGCCGCGCACAAGATGCACGGGCCCAAGGGGGTCGGCGCGCTCTACGCGCGCAAGGGCGTGCGCATCGCCTGCGTCCTCCACGGCGCGCAGGAGCTCTCGCGCCGTGGCGGCACCGAGAATGTCCCGGGCATCGTCGGCTTCGGCGAAGCCGCCAAGCTCGCCGGCGAATGGCTCGCCGAGCCCGCCAACCTCGCCGGCGTCGTGCGACTTCGCGAACGCTTCGAGCGCGCGGTCCTCGAGCGCGTCCCCGGCGCGAAGATCAACGGCCCAGCCGACCCGGCGCAGCGCCTGTGGTCCACCAGCAACATCGCCTTCCCGTGCGCGCCGGGCGCCGACAGCGAGCTCATGATCCTGCTGCTCTCGGAGCGCGGCGTGTGCGCCTCGGCCGGCTCGGCCTGCTCGTCGGGCAGCATGGAGTCCAGCAGCGTCCTCGCGGCGATGGGCCTCGAAGACTGCCGCGTGCACCAGTCGATCAGGTTCTCGATCTGCCGCGAGACGACCACCGCCGAACTCGACGAAGCGGTCGAGGTCGTCGCGCAGTGCGCCGCGCGACTGGGGTATGTGCACGCCTGA
- a CDS encoding TetR/AcrR family transcriptional regulator, whose protein sequence is MSRLPAAQRKEQLLDTAATLFAERGYAGATTAELAKAAGVTEPIIYRHFESKRDLFVALIDRTGQRTIDQWDRELSSAADPAERLKRLIGANPMVSEKGRGVYRVIVQAMTEIEDPEIKAAIVRHIEALHRFLASEVAKAQDEGVVSRAFSPEITGWMLLHLGLGYGILAPLGVPMHARDESGAHVRDVISRIMLVGVRRMEQGE, encoded by the coding sequence ATGAGCAGACTCCCAGCAGCACAACGCAAAGAGCAGTTGCTCGACACCGCCGCGACGCTCTTCGCGGAGCGCGGCTATGCCGGCGCGACGACCGCGGAGCTCGCGAAGGCCGCCGGCGTCACCGAGCCCATTATCTACCGGCATTTCGAGTCCAAACGCGATCTCTTCGTCGCTCTGATCGACCGCACCGGCCAACGCACCATCGACCAGTGGGACCGTGAACTCTCGAGCGCAGCCGACCCGGCAGAGCGCCTCAAGCGACTCATCGGCGCCAACCCGATGGTCTCCGAAAAGGGCCGGGGCGTGTATCGCGTCATCGTGCAGGCGATGACCGAGATCGAGGACCCCGAGATCAAGGCCGCCATCGTGCGCCATATCGAGGCCCTCCACCGCTTCCTCGCCAGCGAGGTCGCCAAGGCCCAGGACGAGGGCGTGGTCAGCCGCGCGTTCTCGCCCGAGATCACCGGCTGGATGCTGCTCCACCTCGGGCTTGGTTATGGGATCCTCGCCCCGCTCGGCGTGCCCATGCACGCCCGTGACGAGTCGGGCGCCCACGTCCGCGATGTCATCTCGCGGATCATGCTCGTCGGGGTTCGCAGAATGGAGCAGGGCGAGTAA
- the yidD gene encoding membrane protein insertion efficiency factor YidD → MGGHCRFHPSCSRYAAEALHSHGAFRGSWLAARRLAKCHPFGSSGYDPVPPADHQPGPGPAACGDRPSAPPKGTTEDADA, encoded by the coding sequence ATGGGCGGGCACTGCCGCTTCCACCCCTCGTGCAGCCGTTACGCGGCGGAGGCCCTGCACTCCCACGGGGCGTTCCGGGGCTCGTGGCTGGCGGCCAGGCGCCTCGCGAAGTGCCACCCCTTCGGCAGCTCCGGCTACGACCCGGTCCCCCCTGCCGACCACCAGCCCGGGCCGGGGCCCGCGGCTTGCGGCGATCGGCCCAGCGCGCCGCCAAAGGGAACCACAGAAGACGCCGATGCGTAA
- the rnpA gene encoding ribonuclease P protein component, which translates to MDNETHHEHPPTTDDTSRVFVFRRRHRLSQNREFQSVYDKGVRRVNGPLAVYGVPNDLPHARLGISVGKRLGNAVRRSRMKRMLRESFRLLRVEMPPGYDLVISVRPHRPLPLERYIDAVRDCWKSIDREWKRRGSSAS; encoded by the coding sequence GTGGACAACGAAACTCACCACGAGCACCCCCCGACGACGGACGACACCTCGCGGGTCTTCGTCTTCCGGAGGCGCCATCGGCTCTCGCAGAACCGCGAGTTCCAGTCCGTCTACGACAAGGGCGTCCGGCGCGTGAACGGCCCGCTCGCGGTCTACGGCGTGCCCAACGACCTGCCCCACGCCCGCCTAGGGATCTCGGTCGGCAAAAGATTGGGCAACGCTGTCCGGCGCAGCCGCATGAAGCGGATGCTCCGGGAGTCTTTCCGGCTGCTGCGCGTCGAGATGCCCCCGGGGTATGACCTGGTGATCTCGGTGCGCCCCCACCGGCCGCTGCCGCTGGAGCGGTACATCGACGCGGTTCGTGACTGCTGGAAGAGCATCGACCGAGAGTGGAAGCGACGCGGGTCGTCGGCGTCGTGA
- a CDS encoding chloride channel protein, producing MGGELAHRVQTAFARLGLGQDWTMIILGAGAGVVTALGAIGFIELVHLFERLARNAQVGLPLLLLPLIPMLGALLTALLVRYGAREAQGHGVPEVMDAVIRRQGKVRPRLAVVKSLASACTIGSGGSAGAEGPIVQIGAALGSGLAQLLKISREQATTLLGCGAAAGIASVFNAPIAGVFFVLEILLRDFSLKTFTPIVVASVFSAAVTQAVLGQNEAIFAAGDELQRYVFTLSELPSYVVLGLVCGAVAVAFAKTLYKSEDLFEKMRLHPLLKPVLGALLLGALGVAFMVTPGLHGDEPIPAFFGNGYDSIRALLDPVSYTSATNHASGPSANRGIHGLGDAGFAGAIPVAMWALLLLCACKIVATSLTLGSGGSGGVFAPSLFIGAAAGAAFGVGLDHLGLLPEGGSPAAYALVGMAAVVAGTTHAPLTAMLMLFEITRDVYVLLPIMLAAVVSTVVAQLLARDSIYSLKLRRKGVRLGSAGDWTILRKLIASDADIVPGVAVNPDDPLSALITLAERYRLEDFVVVDKAGHYAGVVTGQDLRTALIEREALPLLVVSEVMRTDLPTVHPDEPLDSVMAKFSTHDAASLAVLSADGSRKVEGVLTRSNLMSRYQRALAETA from the coding sequence ATGGGCGGCGAGCTGGCGCATCGCGTGCAGACCGCCTTCGCCCGGCTCGGTCTGGGTCAGGACTGGACGATGATCATCCTGGGCGCCGGCGCAGGCGTCGTGACGGCGCTGGGCGCGATCGGCTTCATCGAACTGGTCCACCTCTTCGAGCGCCTCGCGCGAAACGCGCAGGTCGGGCTCCCGCTGCTCCTGCTCCCGCTCATCCCCATGCTCGGCGCACTGCTCACCGCGCTGCTGGTGCGATACGGCGCGCGCGAAGCCCAGGGCCACGGCGTCCCCGAGGTCATGGACGCCGTCATCCGTCGCCAGGGCAAGGTCAGGCCACGCCTCGCGGTCGTGAAGTCGCTCGCGAGCGCGTGCACGATCGGCTCGGGCGGATCGGCCGGCGCCGAGGGGCCGATCGTCCAGATCGGAGCCGCGCTGGGCTCGGGCCTCGCGCAGCTCCTGAAGATCAGCCGCGAGCAGGCGACGACACTGCTTGGGTGCGGCGCCGCGGCGGGGATCGCGAGCGTGTTCAACGCGCCAATCGCGGGCGTGTTCTTCGTGCTCGAGATCCTTCTGCGCGACTTCTCGCTCAAGACATTCACCCCCATCGTGGTCGCGAGCGTGTTCTCCGCGGCGGTCACGCAGGCGGTGCTCGGGCAGAACGAGGCGATCTTCGCCGCCGGCGACGAGCTGCAGCGCTATGTCTTCACGCTGAGCGAGCTGCCGAGTTATGTCGTGCTCGGGCTGGTCTGCGGGGCGGTCGCCGTGGCGTTCGCGAAGACGCTCTACAAGTCCGAGGACTTGTTCGAGAAAATGCGCCTGCACCCGCTGCTGAAGCCGGTCCTGGGCGCGCTGCTTCTGGGCGCGCTGGGCGTCGCGTTCATGGTCACCCCCGGGCTGCACGGCGACGAGCCGATCCCGGCCTTCTTCGGCAATGGGTACGACTCGATCCGCGCGCTCCTCGACCCGGTCTCGTACACGAGCGCCACGAACCACGCCAGCGGGCCGAGCGCGAACCGGGGCATCCACGGCCTCGGCGACGCCGGATTCGCCGGCGCGATCCCGGTCGCGATGTGGGCGCTGCTCCTGCTGTGCGCGTGCAAGATCGTCGCGACGAGTCTTACCCTCGGCTCTGGTGGATCGGGCGGGGTGTTCGCCCCCTCGCTCTTCATCGGCGCCGCCGCCGGCGCCGCGTTCGGCGTGGGACTCGATCACCTTGGCCTCCTCCCCGAGGGCGGCTCGCCCGCGGCGTACGCGCTCGTCGGCATGGCAGCCGTCGTCGCGGGGACCACCCACGCGCCGCTCACCGCGATGCTGATGCTCTTCGAGATCACGCGCGATGTGTACGTCCTTCTTCCCATCATGCTGGCGGCGGTGGTGAGCACGGTCGTCGCGCAACTGCTCGCGCGAGACTCCATCTATTCCCTCAAGCTGCGCAGGAAGGGCGTGCGCCTCGGCTCGGCCGGTGACTGGACGATCCTGCGAAAGCTCATCGCCAGCGACGCAGACATCGTGCCCGGCGTCGCGGTGAACCCCGACGATCCGCTGAGCGCGCTCATCACGCTCGCCGAGCGCTACCGGCTCGAGGATTTCGTCGTCGTAGACAAGGCGGGGCACTACGCCGGCGTCGTGACGGGCCAGGACCTTCGCACGGCCCTCATCGAGCGCGAGGCGCTGCCGCTGCTCGTGGTCTCCGAGGTCATGCGCACCGACCTCCCGACGGTCCACCCCGACGAGCCGCTCGACTCGGTCATGGCGAAGTTCTCGACCCACGACGCCGCGTCGCTGGCGGTGCTCAGCGCAGACGGTTCCAGGAAGGTCGAGGGGGTCTTGACACGATCGAACCTCATGTCACGCTACCAGCGCGCACTCGCGGAGACGGCCTGA
- a CDS encoding M42 family metallopeptidase encodes MASSLNTDLLKRLCETPGVPGREHRVRDLIKKEVKGLFDEIREDPMGNLLCRRDPRSGKTKGKSSKGEATRVMIPCHMDEIGFLVRYIDDKGFVRVNPVGGFDTRNLFARRVHIHTDKGELMGVMNPGGRPIHIASEEDKKKIPDTKEFFIDTGLEGDEVKKRVKIGDMVTLEEPFKIMGNKAVSKALDNRVACWLGIESVRALDTNAKGHACEVHVAFTVQEEVGLRGAKTAAAAIRPHLGIGIDVTLSCDTPGVPEDEAVTKQGEGAGLHVMDSSFISDIGLINELEACAKKHKIKTQRTILARGGQDGAAAQQIGEGCRAAGLVVGTRYIHTVTEMVDLRDLEAARDLLAAWMAEVA; translated from the coding sequence ATGGCGTCCTCGCTCAACACCGACCTCCTCAAGCGTCTCTGCGAAACCCCCGGCGTCCCCGGGCGCGAGCACCGCGTGCGCGACCTGATCAAGAAAGAGGTCAAGGGCCTGTTCGACGAGATCCGCGAGGACCCGATGGGCAACCTGCTCTGCCGTCGCGACCCGCGCTCGGGCAAGACCAAAGGGAAATCGTCGAAGGGCGAGGCGACGCGCGTGATGATCCCCTGCCACATGGACGAGATCGGCTTCCTCGTGCGCTACATCGACGACAAGGGCTTCGTGCGCGTCAACCCCGTCGGGGGTTTCGACACGCGCAACCTCTTCGCGCGCCGCGTGCACATCCACACCGACAAGGGCGAACTCATGGGCGTGATGAACCCCGGCGGGCGCCCCATCCACATCGCCAGCGAGGAAGACAAGAAGAAGATCCCCGACACCAAGGAGTTCTTCATCGACACCGGCCTTGAGGGCGACGAGGTGAAGAAGCGCGTGAAGATCGGCGACATGGTGACGCTCGAAGAGCCCTTCAAGATCATGGGCAACAAAGCGGTCAGCAAGGCCCTCGACAACCGCGTCGCGTGCTGGCTGGGCATCGAGTCGGTCCGCGCCCTCGACACCAACGCCAAGGGACACGCGTGCGAGGTGCATGTCGCGTTCACCGTGCAGGAGGAGGTCGGCCTCCGCGGCGCCAAGACCGCCGCCGCCGCCATCAGGCCCCACCTGGGCATCGGCATCGATGTCACCCTCTCGTGCGACACGCCCGGCGTGCCCGAGGACGAAGCGGTCACGAAGCAGGGCGAGGGCGCCGGCCTGCATGTGATGGACTCGAGTTTCATCAGCGACATCGGGCTCATCAACGAACTCGAGGCGTGCGCGAAGAAGCACAAGATCAAGACCCAGCGAACAATCCTCGCGCGCGGCGGGCAGGACGGCGCCGCCGCCCAGCAGATCGGCGAGGGCTGCCGCGCCGCGGGGCTCGTGGTGGGCACGCGCTACATCCACACCGTGACCGAGATGGTCGACCTTCGCGACCTCGAAGCCGCGCGCGACCTCCTCGCGGCGTGGATGGCGGAAGTGGCTTGA
- the rpsB gene encoding 30S ribosomal protein S2, which produces MSESLVQDLIESGIHFGQRTSSWNPKMGQFIYGKRQSIHVIDIRETVKGLLLAKRFLAKTVAEGKDVCFVGTKRQAKEVIEQRVPAAGMHFVTERWLGGTLTNFRTIRSRLKRLEELEAIEAKDNFRSYSKKMESQLRREMNKIKRNLDGLRHMHKLPGAMVVIDTKRELNALREARKLGIPTICLIDTDGDPDLADIAIPGNDDSMRAIDVILRELCAAISEGKQQRQLAGERDAEGRPEGEARGGDDARRRSRRSQYRADDAGAPAPEGEPADAARPVAARE; this is translated from the coding sequence ATGTCCGAGTCGCTTGTTCAAGACCTGATCGAATCCGGCATTCACTTCGGCCAGCGCACCAGCAGCTGGAACCCGAAGATGGGCCAGTTCATCTACGGGAAGCGCCAGTCGATCCACGTGATCGACATCCGGGAGACCGTGAAGGGTCTCCTTCTCGCGAAGCGCTTCCTCGCGAAGACCGTCGCCGAGGGCAAGGACGTGTGCTTCGTCGGCACCAAGCGCCAGGCGAAGGAAGTCATCGAGCAGCGCGTCCCCGCCGCCGGCATGCACTTCGTCACCGAGCGCTGGCTGGGCGGCACGCTGACCAACTTCCGCACCATCCGCTCGCGCCTCAAGCGCCTCGAAGAGCTCGAGGCCATCGAGGCGAAGGACAACTTCCGCTCGTACTCGAAGAAGATGGAGAGCCAGCTCCGTCGCGAGATGAACAAGATCAAGCGCAACCTCGACGGCCTGCGCCACATGCACAAGCTGCCCGGCGCCATGGTCGTCATCGACACCAAGCGCGAGCTCAACGCCCTGCGCGAGGCCCGCAAGCTCGGCATCCCGACCATCTGTCTCATCGACACCGACGGCGACCCGGACCTGGCCGACATCGCCATCCCCGGCAACGACGACTCGATGCGCGCCATCGACGTGATCCTGCGTGAACTTTGCGCCGCGATCTCCGAGGGCAAGCAGCAGCGCCAGCTCGCCGGCGAGCGCGACGCCGAAGGCCGCCCCGAGGGCGAGGCCCGCGGCGGCGACGACGCGCGCCGACGCTCGCGCCGCTCGCAGTATCGCGCCGACGACGCGGGCGCCCCCGCCCCCGAGGGCGAGCCCGCCGACGCCGCCCGCCCGGTCGCCGCGAGGGAGTGA